The genomic stretch CGGACTAGAAGGCAAGGATGCCTTACTTTGTCTGTTATCGGATTCCATTGATCGTGAAATTATCGCAGCAAATCCTGAGTTAAAAGTAATTGCCAACTATGGCGCGGGCTTTAATAATATTGATATTGAGACCGCGGGCAAACTGGGCATACCGGTCACGAATACGCCGGATGTGTCAACTGCGGCAACAGCTGATTTGACGATGGGTCTAATCCTAGCCCTCGCCCGTAGAATTGTCGAAGGAGATAAAGAGACCAGAGCCGGACGTTTTCAAGGCTGGGCACCCCTTTACCATCTTGGAGTCGAAGTCACGGGAAAAACGCTTGGGATTATTGGCATGGGGAGTATCGGCCAAGCGGTTGTCAAAAGGGCACAGGGATTCGATATGAAGATTATCTACAATAGTCGTACGCGACTCTCCAAGCAAAAAGAAAAAGAGCTCGGAATTAGCTACGGGACCTTTGAAGAAGTCATGGGGCAAGCAGATTTTATCAGTCTGAATTTAAGCTATGGTCCGTCAACACACCATATGATTAACGCCCAAGCTTTGGCGATGATGAAAGAAACGGCTTACCTCATCAATGCAGCCCGGGGGCCTTTAGTAGATGAACAAGCCCTCCTTGAAGCCTTGCAGCAGGGAAAAATCGCCGGAGCCGCTTTAGATGTGTATGAGCATGAGCCTCAAATCACGGCGGGTTTGGATCAACTGGACCAAGTCATTCTTACACCCCATATTGGTAATGCAACGATTGAGACTCGCGAGGCAATGGCAGAAATCGCTGCCCGTAATATCATAGCTGTACTTCATGGGGAAGAGCCCCTGACCTGTATTAATGAAAAGCATCTCATACGGGGAGCGAATATCGCTGCTAAGTAAGGCACCATGAGCTTCAAGTCTACTTGATGTTAAAAATCACTAAATCTTCGGTTTGAAGGTTTAGTGATTTTGTTTATGTTCGTATACACTCTAGTTGTCCTTGAAGATTGATTTAAGGAGTTGGCAGGATGACATTTTCCCGGTGCTCGTATGATTTTTCTACATATCGATTGGCAGCGCCTTGAAGCGATTGGATCTCTTCCTTAGTGAGTTCGCGCACCACC from Desulfitobacterium dichloroeliminans LMG P-21439 encodes the following:
- a CDS encoding 2-hydroxyacid dehydrogenase family protein, translating into MMKQDRNIKKKVFISGRVPKVAFQLLSQEFEVTMHDDLRLLRKEEISNGLEGKDALLCLLSDSIDREIIAANPELKVIANYGAGFNNIDIETAGKLGIPVTNTPDVSTAATADLTMGLILALARRIVEGDKETRAGRFQGWAPLYHLGVEVTGKTLGIIGMGSIGQAVVKRAQGFDMKIIYNSRTRLSKQKEKELGISYGTFEEVMGQADFISLNLSYGPSTHHMINAQALAMMKETAYLINAARGPLVDEQALLEALQQGKIAGAALDVYEHEPQITAGLDQLDQVILTPHIGNATIETREAMAEIAARNIIAVLHGEEPLTCINEKHLIRGANIAAK